The proteins below are encoded in one region of Drosophila santomea strain STO CAGO 1482 chromosome 3R, Prin_Dsan_1.1, whole genome shotgun sequence:
- the LOC120454571 gene encoding vesicle transport through interaction with t-SNAREs homolog 1A, protein MSYAGYSQLPSGSDQERRQAQLAASTYDVLQRTTDSIQRSNQIAIETENMGAEVLGELGEQRESLLRTTRRLEDADQDLSKSRIIIRKLSREVLYNKIILILIIILEVGILVGLLVLKFAHL, encoded by the exons ATGTCGTACGCCGGCTATAGCCAGCTGCCCAGTGGCAGCGACCAGGAGCGCAGACAGGCGCAGCTTGCGGCCAGCACCTACGACGTACTGCAGCGCACCACAGACAGTATCCAGCGATCCAACCAGATTGCCATCGAAACGGAGAACATGGGGGCGGAA GTGCTGGGAGAACTGGGCGAGCAAAGGGAATCCCTGCTGCGCACCACCCGCCGCCTGGAGGACGCCGACCAGGATCTGTCCAAGTCGAGGATCATCATCCGGAAGTTGAGCAGGGAGGTGCTCTACAACAAGAtcatcctgatcctgatcatcATCCTGGAGGTGGGCATACTCGTCGGGTTGCTGGTGCTGAAGTTTGCTCACTTGTGA
- the LOC120454568 gene encoding V-type proton ATPase 116 kDa subunit a1: MGDMFRSEEMALCQMFIQPEAAYTSVSELGETGCVQFRDLNVNVNAFQRKFVTEVRRCDELERKIRYIETEIKKDGIVLPDIQDDIPRAPNPREIIDLEAHLEKTESEMIELAQNEVNMKSNYLELTELRKVLENTQGFFSDQEVLNLDSSNRAAGDNDAAAQHRGRLGFVAGVINRERVFAFERMLWRISRGNVFLKRSDLDEPLNDPATGHPIYKTVFVAFFQGEQLKNRIKKVCTGFHASLYPCPSSHNEREEMVRNVRTRLEDLKLVLSQTEDHRSRVLATVSKNLPSWSIMVKKMKAIYHTLNLFNMDVTKKCLIGECWVPTKDLPVVQKALSDGSAAVGSTIPSFLNVIDTNEQPPTFNRTNKFTRGFQNLIDAYGVASYRECNPALYTCITFPFLFAVMFGDLGHGLILVLFGAWMVLCERKLARIRNGGEIWNIFFGGRYIILLMGLFAMYTGLVYNDVFSKSMNLFGSRWFNNYNTSTVLTNPNLQLPPNSSAVGVYTFGMDPVWQLADNKIIFLNSFKMKLSIIFGVLHMVFGVCMSVVNFTHFKRYASIFLEFVPQILFLLLLFGYMVFMMFFKWFSYNARTSFQPETPGCAPSVLIMFINMMLFKNTEPPKGCNEFMFESQPQLQKTFVLIALCCIPWMLLGKPLYIKFTRKNKAHANHNGQLTGNMELAEGETPLPTGFSGNEENAGGAHDDEPMSEIYIHQAIHTIEYVLSTISHTASYLRLWALSLAHAQLSEVLWQMVLSLGLKMSGVGGAIGLFIIFGAWCLFTLAILVLMEGLSAFLHTLRLHWVEFMSKFYEGMGYAFQPFSFKAILDGEEDE, translated from the exons ATGGGGGACATGTTCCGTAGTGAGGAGATGGCACTCTGCCAGATGTTCATTCAGCCGGAGGCCGCGTACACCTCCGTATCTGAGCTGGGCGAAACTGGCTGCGTGCAGTTCCGCGAC TTGAATGTGAACGTGAACGCCTTCCAGCGGAAGTTCGTCACTGAGGTGCGTCGCTGCGATGAGCTGGAGCGCAAGATCCGCTACATTGAGACGGAGATCAAGAAGGACGGCATCGTCCTGCCCGACATCCAGGATGACATTCCACGTGCCCCCAATCCACGCGAGATCATCGATCTGGAGGCGCACCTGGAGAAGACCGAGTCGGAGATGATCGAGCTGGCCCAGAACGAGGTGAACATGAAGTCCAACTATCTGGAGCTCACCGAACTGCGCAAGGTACTGGAGAACACGCAGGGCTTCTTCTCCGACCAGGAGGTCCTCAATCTGGACTCCTCCAACCGAGCTGCGGGAGACAACGATGCTGCTGCACAACACCGCGGCCGGCTTGGATTCGTTGCCGGTGTAATTAACCGGGAGCGAGTGTTCGCCTTTGAGCGTATGCTGTGGCGCATTTCCAGGGGCAATGTCTTCCTCAAGCGCTCCGATCTGGACGAGCCGCTGAACGATCCGGCCACCGGTCATCCCATCTACAAGACCGTCTTCGTGGCCTTTTTCCAGGGCGAGCAGCTGAAGAACCGTATCAAGAAGGTGTGCACTGGCTTCCACGCCTCCCTGTATCCCTGTCCTAGCTCGCACAACGAGCGCGAGGAAATGGTTCGCAACGTGCGCACCCGTCTGGAGGATCTGAAGCTGGTCCTCAGCCAGACGGAGGATCATCGCAGCCGCGTCCTGGCCACCGTGTCCAAGAATCTGCCCTCGTGGTCGATCATGGTCAAGAAGATGAAGGCCATCTACCACACGTTGAATCTGTTCAACATGGACGTGACCAAGAAGTGCCTGATTGGCGAGTGCTGGGTGCCCACCAAGGATTTGCCCGTTGTCCAGAAGGCTCTGTCCGATGGATCTGCTGCCGTGGGCAGCACCATACCCTCGTTCCTGAACGTGATCGACACCAACGAGCAGCCACCGACCTTCAACAGGACCAACAAGTTCACCCGGGGCTTCCAGAATCTGATTGATGCCTACGGAGTGGCTTCGTACAGAGAGTGCAATCCCGCCCTGTACACTTGCATCACTTTCCCTTTCCTGTTCGCCGTGATGTTCGGCGATTTGGGTCACGGTCTTATTCTGGTATTGTTTGGAGCTTGGATGGTTCTGTGTGAGCGCAAGCTGGCACGCATCCGCAACGGTGGTGAGATCTGGAACATCTTCTTTGGCGGTCGCTACATAATTCTGCTGATGGGTCTGTTCGCCATGTACACTGGGTTGGTGTACAACGACGTGTTCTCCAAGTCAATGAACCTGTTTGGATCACGTTGGTTCAATAACTACAACACATCGACTGTGCTAACCAACCCGAACCTGCAGTTGCCGCCCAACAGCTCCGCCGTGGGCGTCTATACCTTCGGAATGGATCCCGTGTGGCAGCTGGCTGATAACAAGATCATCTTCCTCAACAGTTTCAAGATGAAGCTGTCGATCATCTTCGGAGTGCTGCACATGGTCTTTGGCGTGTGTATGTCGGTCGTTAACTTCACCCACTTCAAGCGTTACGCCTCCATCTTCCTGGAGTTCGTGCCCCAGATCCTGTTCCTGCTTTTGCTCTTCGGCTACATGGTGTTCATGAT GTTCTTCAAGTGGTTCAGCTATAACGCTAGGACTAGCTTCCAGCCAGAAACTCCTGGATGCGCTCCCTCCGTGCTGATCATGTTCATCAACATGATGCTGTTCAAGAACACTGAGCCGCCAAAGGGATGCAATGAGTTCATGTTTGAGTCACAGCCGCAGTTGCAGAAGACCTTTGTGCTCATCGCCTTGTGCTGCATTCCCTGGATGCTTCTGGGCAAGCCCCTGTACATTAAGTTCACCCGCAAAAACAAGGCTCAT GCCAACCACAATGGTCAGTTGACCGGCAACATGGAACTGGCAGAAGGCGAGACTCCTCTGCCCACTGGCTTCTCTGGAAACGAGGAGAATGCTGGAGGTGCCCATGACGATGAGCCCATGAGCGAAATCTACATCCATCAAGCCATCCACACCATCGAATACGTGCTCAGTACCATCTCGCACACGGCGTCATATCTGCGTCTCTGGGCTCTGTCCCTGGCTCACGCcc AGCTCTCCGAGGTGCTGTGGCAAATGGTGTTGTCCCTGGGCCTTAAGATGTCCGGCGTGGGCGGTGCCATTGGTCTGTTCATCATCTTCGGCGCCTGGTGCTTGTTCACCCTGGCTATCCTGGTCCTCATGGAGGGTCTGTCCGCCTTCCTGCACACCCTGCGTCTGCACTGGGTGGAGTTCATGAGCAAGTTCTACGAGGGAATGGGCTACGCCTTCCAGCCGTTCAGCTTCAAGGCCATCCTCGATGGCGAGGAGGACGAGTAA